The Quadrisphaera sp. RL12-1S sequence CGCAGGGTGCGCACCGCGCCGAGGGCCCGCTCCACGGCGGCCGTCATCGCCCCCACCCGCTCCTGGGAGGCGCGCGCCAGCTCCCGCAGACGACGGCCGACGGCGACGCCCGCCACCGCGCCCACGGCCACCGCGACCAGCGTCACGGCGAGCAGCACCGGGTCGACCAGCGCCATGGCCACCACCGCGCCCGCCGCCAGCAGCGCCGAGGACGCCACCTCCACCAGGCCGGAGGTGACGACGGCGCGCAGCAGCGTGGTGTCGGAGCCCACGCGGGAGATGAGGTCACCGGTGCGGCGCCCGGCCAGCTCCGCCACGGGCAGGCGCAGCAGGCGACCGACCAGGCGGCGACGGGTGGCGAGGACCACGCCCTCGGCGGTGCGCTGCAGCAGGTACTGCTGGACGGCCCCGACCAGCGAGCCCGCCACCAGCACCACGACGACGGCGACGACGGCCGCTCCCGTGGGGGCGCCCACCTGGACGGCGTCGATGACGCGGCGGACCAGGAGCGGCTGGGCCAGCCCGGTGGCAGCGGTGACGAGGGACAGGCCCGCTGCGGCGGCCAGGGCGCCCCGGTGCTCGCGCAGGTGCGGCAGGAGCGCCCGCAGACCCGGGGTGGGCCCCGCGGCCCTGCTGCTGGTCATGGCGCTGTGCCGGCGGCGGCGCGTGGTGCTGGTGGTGGTGGTGGTGGACGGTCCCAGGGGCGCACCAGCGCGGCGACCACCAGCCCCAGGGCGGCACCGGTGCACCAGCCCGCCAGCACGTCGGTGAGCCAGTGGGCCCCGAGGTAGACCCGGGAGAGCCCCACCACCAGCGAGTACGCCGCCGAGGCCGCCACCGCCAGCACCCGAGCGACCGCACTGCGCAGCGCGGCCACGGCGAGCACGGCCAGGCCGGTGGCCAGCGCCGCGGAGGCCGTCGCGTGGCCGCTGGGGAACGACGGGTCCAGCGGGTGGTCAAGTGCCTCGGCGGCGGGCGGGCGGGGTCTGTCGACGAGGCGCTTGGTGCTGGCGCTGACCGCCGGGGCGACGGCCACCACGAGCGCCGCGCAGGCGACCGGCCGCCACGACCTCCAGCGCAGCGCCAGGGGCACGGACACCGCCGCCGCCAGCACGGTCCGGTAGGCCGTGGTGCCGAGGTCGGAGAGCAGCCGCACCGCCGGCGTGAGCTGCGGGGAGCGCAGCCGCTCGGCCAGCGCCTTCGCCGGCTCGTCGAGGCGGCTGATGGCGCCGTGAGCCAGCACGTCGGTCCCCAGCGCCACGGCCAGCGCCGCGAGCACGGCGGCCCCCAGGAGGAGGTGGCGCGTCCTCACCGCGGGCCCCGCGGGCCCCGCGGACCCCGCAGGCGGCGGGCGGCGTCGAGCGCGGCCGCCCGGAGCATCGGCGCGCGGGGCGAGGTCGCCATGAGGGCCAGCTCCTCCGCCGGGGAGGTGAGCCCGTCCAGGAAGCGCAGCACCCGCTGCGGGGGGTTGCG is a genomic window containing:
- a CDS encoding phosphatase PAP2 family protein; translation: MRTRHLLLGAAVLAALAVALGTDVLAHGAISRLDEPAKALAERLRSPQLTPAVRLLSDLGTTAYRTVLAAAVSVPLALRWRSWRPVACAALVVAVAPAVSASTKRLVDRPRPPAAEALDHPLDPSFPSGHATASAALATGLAVLAVAALRSAVARVLAVAASAAYSLVVGLSRVYLGAHWLTDVLAGWCTGAALGLVVAALVRPWDRPPPPPPAPRAAAGTAP